In a single window of the Rhineura floridana isolate rRhiFlo1 chromosome 3, rRhiFlo1.hap2, whole genome shotgun sequence genome:
- the MUSTN1 gene encoding musculoskeletal embryonic nuclear protein 1, whose protein sequence is MSQPAPVKKKRPPVKEEDLKGAKGKLSSNQEIKSKTYQVMKQCEQAGSAAPSVFSRDRTGGETVFDKPKEEPPKSVFG, encoded by the exons CCAGCTCCTGTGAAAAAGAAGCGCCCTCCAGTGAAAGAGGAAGACCTCAAAGGGGCTAAAGGAAAACTCTCTAGCAACCAGGAAATCAAATCCAAAACCTACCAAGTCATGAAGCAATGTG AGCAAGCTGGCTCTGCTGCTCCGTCCGTATTCAGCCGAGACCGCACAGGGGGGGAAACTGTATTTGATAAACCCAAAGAAGAGCCTCCAAAGAGTGTCTTTGGCTGA